The following coding sequences are from one Triticum dicoccoides isolate Atlit2015 ecotype Zavitan chromosome 4A, WEW_v2.0, whole genome shotgun sequence window:
- the LOC119289471 gene encoding uncharacterized protein LOC119289471 isoform X1, with protein sequence MKKDQRKKTYERKNNDKKSGDSHARARPIPSPPPDAASPVLLPGSRRRPPPISSCDPGVAPPHLLPHFRRYLSIPSTTQSRRPLVRSRSRIRQRRSGQTRPSWITRIRMMGAWRWPWICYGDDGAGSAPATSGWRPATNPSLAVSIGIQPLLSVLGQGVWGCLLRRWTSTRRHLQHLPPVGLQDLYAQGLLLRA encoded by the coding sequence ATGAAAAAAGACCAGCGAAAAAAGACCTACGAAAGAAAAAACAACGACAAAAAATCAGGCGACTCGCACGCACGAGCGAGGCCTATCCCGTCGCCACCGCCCGACGCCGCCAGCCCCGTCCTCCTCCCTGGCTCCCGGCGCCGCCCGCCCCCCATCTCCTCCTGCGATCCTGGCGTCGCCCCGCCCCACCTTCTCCCTCACTTCCGGCGCTACCTATCGATCCCCTCGACGACACAGAGCCGCCGTCCTCTCGTGCGATCTCGCAGCCGCATCCGCCAACGCCGATCCGGGCAGACGCGGCCGTCGTGGATCACGAGGATCCGGATGATGGGGGCGTGGAGATGGCCATGGATCTGTTACGGCGACGACGGCGCCGGATCCGCACCCGCAACATCCGGATGGAGGCCGGCGACGAACCCTAGCCTAGCCGTCAGCATCGGGATCCAACCCCTTCTCTCGGTGTTGGGGCAAGGCGTATGGGGGTGCTTGTTGCGGCGGTGGACCTCGACCCGGCGACATCTGCAGCATCTCCCTCCCGTCGGGCTGCAGGACCTGTACGCCCAAG
- the LOC119289471 gene encoding uncharacterized protein LOC119289471 isoform X2, protein MKKDQRKKTYERKNNDKKSGDSHARARPIPSPPPDAASPVLLPGSRRRPPPISSCDPGVAPPHLLPHFRRYLSIPSTTQSRRPLVRSRSRIRQRRSGQTRPSWITRIRMMGAWRWPWICYGDDGAGSAPATSGWRPATNPSLAVSIGIQPLLSVLGQGVWGCLLRRWTSTRRHLQHLPPVGLQDLYAQEM, encoded by the coding sequence ATGAAAAAAGACCAGCGAAAAAAGACCTACGAAAGAAAAAACAACGACAAAAAATCAGGCGACTCGCACGCACGAGCGAGGCCTATCCCGTCGCCACCGCCCGACGCCGCCAGCCCCGTCCTCCTCCCTGGCTCCCGGCGCCGCCCGCCCCCCATCTCCTCCTGCGATCCTGGCGTCGCCCCGCCCCACCTTCTCCCTCACTTCCGGCGCTACCTATCGATCCCCTCGACGACACAGAGCCGCCGTCCTCTCGTGCGATCTCGCAGCCGCATCCGCCAACGCCGATCCGGGCAGACGCGGCCGTCGTGGATCACGAGGATCCGGATGATGGGGGCGTGGAGATGGCCATGGATCTGTTACGGCGACGACGGCGCCGGATCCGCACCCGCAACATCCGGATGGAGGCCGGCGACGAACCCTAGCCTAGCCGTCAGCATCGGGATCCAACCCCTTCTCTCGGTGTTGGGGCAAGGCGTATGGGGGTGCTTGTTGCGGCGGTGGACCTCGACCCGGCGACATCTGCAGCATCTCCCTCCCGTCGGGCTGCAGGACCTGTACGCCCAAG